In one window of Oncorhynchus kisutch isolate 150728-3 linkage group LG16, Okis_V2, whole genome shotgun sequence DNA:
- the LOC109906637 gene encoding TOG array regulator of axonemal microtubules protein 1-like, with protein sequence MAASEPKGQIKNQARLQPLSNPEQALTKTFKLLHSASDDWEKKIEGLTSLRVMAQNHMDILMPKLHDICLAIINEVKNLRSAVSCAAMATLGDMYVHLQRAMDSEVEGTARMLLHKASEANTFIPQGANFALGHMV encoded by the exons ATGGCAGCCAGTGAGCCAAAGGGCCAAATTAAGAACCAGGCCAGATTGCAGCCCCTGTCCAACCCAGAGCAGGCCCTGACTAAGACCTTCAAGCTGCTCCACTCTGCCTCTGATGACTG GGAGAAGAAGATCGAGGGCTTGACCTCTCTCCGTGTGATGGCTCAGAACCACATGGACATACTGATGCCTAAACTCCATGATATCTGCCTTGCCATTATAAATGAG GTGAAGAACCTGCGCTCTGCAGTGTCCTGTGCTGCCATGGCCACACTGGGTGACATGTACGTACACCTCCAGAGGGCCATGGACAGTGAGGTGGAGGGGACGGCACGCATGCTGCTCCACAAAGCCAGCGAGGCCAACACCTTCATCCCGCAGGGTGCCAACTTTGCCCTGGGTCACATGGTGTAG